The sequence below is a genomic window from bacterium.
TTTCTTTCGTATTTCTCATCTCTAACGTTGCCGTTCTCCCATTCATTCCCCCCACGATGTTTTTCAGCTTCCTTGCCGGTATCGCGGGGTTTTTCGGCGAGCATATCGGAAACATCGTTGCGTTTCCCGCATACATTCTGCTTGATTACGAGATTATCATCGTTGCCACGTTTTCAAAAATTCCTCACGCATCTCTTGCTCTGGCGTCCGCTTCTTTGCGGTATGCCGCAGGACTTGCCTCCACCATAGGAGCTGCCTTGCTTGTATGGAAACTGAAAAAACTTCGTGAAACTTTTTAATGTTCGTGCAATATTTATGTATCGCCTCTTCAGAAAACATCGCTTTCTTCTTGTATTCATCCTTTTTCTTGGGGTTGTGCTTTTGTGGAAGACGGACGCTCTCGTCGGTTCTCCAGGCCTTCGTGTCCACTTCTTTGATGTTGGCCAGGGAGACGCGGAATTTTTTGAAACCCCGGGGGGCAAGCAGGTGCTTATCGACGGCGGGCCGCGGCAAGACGTGATACGGCGTCTTGCCCAGACCATGCCGTTCTGGGACCATTCAATAGATCTTGTCATCCTCACCCATCCTCAGCTTGACCATCTTTCCGGCCTTGTTCCCGTTCTGGAGCGTTACCACGTGGGAAGCATCATGCTCAATGCCGCTTCGTACAAGCTTGATGCATATGCGGCGCTTTTGAACGTTGTTGGGCAAAAAAACATTCCCGTTGTTTTGGCACGCGCGGGTGAAAAAATAACGTTCGATAGCGGCATCACCGCCAAAATTCTTTCTCCGAAAGAAATCGTTGCGGAGGAGTTGTTCAAGG
It includes:
- a CDS encoding ComEC/Rec2 family competence protein, which produces MYRLFRKHRFLLVFILFLGVVLLWKTDALVGSPGLRVHFFDVGQGDAEFFETPGGKQVLIDGGPRQDVIRRLAQTMPFWDHSIDLVILTHPQLDHLSGLVPVLERYHVGSIMLNAASYKLDAYAALLNVVGQKNIPVVLARAGEKITFDSGITAKILSPKEIVAEELFKEINESSIIVRLDYGKTSFLFTGDAGFPTEEDLVSRDAFLDVDVLKVGHHGSKYASGETFLRAVSPRVAVIEVGAKNTYGHPTPETLSRLAAIGATIFRTDKDATVTLETDGKTVSRLFAKDYGIFRSVKSQTLFEE